A stretch of Cyanobacterium sp. HL-69 DNA encodes these proteins:
- the leuB gene encoding 3-isopropylmalate dehydrogenase LeuB has protein sequence MTNQYSITLLPGDGIGPEIMDVTVKVLEAIGKQCDINFSFETALIGGAAIDATGVPLPPETVETCRKSDSVLLAAIGGYKWDNLARELRPETGLLGIRAALGLFANLRPATILPQLIDASSLKKEVVEGVDIMVVRELTGGIYFGQPKGIFTSETGEQRGVNTMAYTVSEIDRIAKVAFETAQKRQKRLCSVDKANVLDVSQLWRDRLIKMSADYPDVELTHMYVDNAAMQLVRNPKQFDTIVTGNLFGDILSDAAAMLTGSIGMLPSASLGANRPGLFEPVHGSAPDIAGQDKANPLAQVLSAAMMLRYGLNEPEAATKIEDAVLKVLDLGYRTGDIMSEGAKTVGCQEMGKVLLQVLEDS, from the coding sequence ATGACTAATCAATATTCTATAACTCTATTACCTGGTGACGGTATTGGCCCTGAAATTATGGATGTTACCGTAAAGGTATTGGAAGCCATAGGAAAGCAATGTGATATTAATTTTAGTTTTGAAACTGCTTTAATTGGTGGGGCGGCCATTGATGCGACTGGAGTACCCTTACCCCCTGAAACCGTGGAAACTTGTCGTAAAAGTGATTCTGTTCTATTGGCAGCCATTGGGGGTTATAAGTGGGATAATCTTGCCCGTGAGTTGCGGCCTGAGACAGGCTTGTTGGGTATTCGAGCGGCTTTAGGATTATTTGCCAATTTACGCCCTGCAACTATTCTTCCTCAATTAATTGATGCTTCTAGCCTAAAAAAAGAAGTGGTGGAAGGGGTTGATATTATGGTGGTTCGGGAGTTGACAGGGGGTATTTATTTTGGTCAACCCAAGGGCATCTTTACCTCAGAAACTGGGGAACAAAGGGGCGTAAATACGATGGCTTATACGGTATCGGAAATTGATCGCATTGCCAAGGTTGCTTTTGAAACTGCCCAAAAACGCCAAAAAAGGCTCTGCTCGGTGGATAAGGCTAATGTGTTGGATGTATCTCAATTATGGCGCGATCGCCTCATAAAAATGTCTGCGGATTATCCTGATGTGGAATTAACCCATATGTACGTGGATAATGCCGCCATGCAGTTGGTGCGCAACCCTAAACAGTTTGATACCATCGTCACGGGCAATCTATTTGGTGATATTCTTTCCGATGCCGCTGCCATGCTGACAGGTAGTATTGGTATGTTACCCTCTGCTAGTTTAGGGGCAAATCGCCCAGGATTATTTGAACCCGTCCACGGCTCAGCCCCTGACATTGCAGGGCAAGATAAAGCGAATCCTCTGGCACAGGTACTAAGTGCGGCGATGATGTTGCGTTATGGTTTGAATGAACCCGAGGCGGCCACCAAGATTGAGGACGCTGTATTAAAGGTATTAGATTTAGGCTACCGCACTGGGGATATTATGTCTGAGGGTGCAAAAACTGTGGGTTGTCAGGAAATGGGCAAGGTTTTATTACAAGTTTTGGAAGATAGTTAA
- the gidB gene encoding 16S rRNA (guanine527-N7)-methyltransferase GidB: MNLPQFNDIWQETTNWQPSPDQQLLFDELYNKIIETNKYLNLTRITTPEDFWEKNLWDSLAPLMGYDLNNKKIIDIGTGGGFPGIPGAIAFNRGQFTLMDSTTKKINFIAQLAQDLDLKNIMTLVDRAETIGQDKAYRNQFDFALIRAVAETSVCLEYTLPLLKKNGTAILYRGNWTQEEEDKSKKIAQLLGGNIEKIVNQNTPLNKNIRHCIYVKKIGNTPKQYPREVGKPVKQPL, translated from the coding sequence GTGAATTTACCTCAGTTTAACGATATTTGGCAAGAAACTACCAATTGGCAACCAAGTCCTGATCAGCAATTACTATTTGACGAGTTATATAATAAAATTATTGAGACTAATAAGTATCTTAATTTGACTCGTATTACTACCCCAGAAGATTTTTGGGAAAAAAATCTTTGGGATTCTTTAGCTCCTTTAATGGGTTACGATTTAAATAACAAAAAAATAATTGATATTGGTACAGGAGGCGGTTTTCCTGGTATCCCTGGGGCGATCGCCTTTAACCGTGGTCAATTTACTTTGATGGATTCCACCACAAAAAAAATTAATTTTATTGCTCAATTAGCCCAAGATTTAGATCTAAAAAATATTATGACTTTAGTAGATAGAGCGGAAACTATAGGACAAGACAAAGCCTATAGAAACCAGTTTGATTTTGCTTTAATTAGAGCCGTTGCGGAAACGTCAGTATGTTTAGAATATACTTTACCTTTATTAAAAAAGAATGGTACGGCAATTTTATATCGAGGTAATTGGACTCAAGAGGAAGAAGACAAAAGTAAAAAAATAGCACAATTATTAGGAGGAAATATAGAAAAAATTGTTAATCAAAATACTCCTCTTAATAAGAATATTCGTCATTGTATTTATGTTAAAAAAATAGGTAATACTCCGAAACAATATCCTCGAGAAGTAGGTAAACCAGTTAAACAACCTTTATAA
- the atpG gene encoding F-type H+-transporting ATPase gamma subunit AtpG has translation MSNLKAIRDRIDSVKNTKKITEAMRLVAAAKVRRAQEQVTATRPFADALAQVLYGLQSRLRMEETDLPLLKQRDVNTVALLVITGDRGLCGSYNSSIIKKAEQRAAELKEQGLKYTFVIVGRKAIQYFQRRNEPISAKYTGLEQIPTAEESGKIADELLSLFFSDTVDRVELIYTKFVSLISSKPVIQTLLPLTPQGLEVQDDEIFRLIVRDGSFQVEREAVSSPKTDFPQDMIFEQDPVQILDSLLPLYINNQLLKALQESAASELAARMTAMNNASQNASDLMKSLTLSYNKARQASITQQILEVVSGANALG, from the coding sequence ATGTCCAACTTAAAAGCGATTCGCGATCGCATCGACTCGGTAAAAAATACTAAAAAAATTACTGAAGCAATGCGTCTAGTAGCGGCGGCTAAAGTAAGACGGGCCCAAGAGCAGGTAACTGCTACTCGTCCTTTTGCTGATGCCCTCGCTCAAGTTTTATACGGTTTACAAAGCCGTTTACGCATGGAAGAAACTGATTTACCTTTACTCAAACAAAGGGATGTTAACACCGTTGCTTTGTTAGTGATTACGGGCGATCGGGGTCTATGCGGAAGTTATAATTCTAGTATCATCAAAAAAGCTGAACAAAGAGCAGCGGAACTGAAAGAACAAGGTTTAAAATATACATTTGTGATCGTTGGTAGAAAAGCAATTCAATATTTCCAACGTCGTAATGAACCTATTTCTGCCAAATATACTGGTTTGGAGCAGATTCCTACTGCTGAGGAATCAGGCAAAATTGCCGATGAATTACTTTCTCTATTCTTCTCGGATACCGTTGATAGGGTAGAATTGATTTATACTAAGTTTGTTTCCTTAATCAGTTCAAAACCCGTTATTCAAACCCTATTACCTCTTACCCCCCAAGGGTTAGAAGTTCAGGATGATGAAATTTTCCGTCTCATTGTCCGTGATGGTTCATTTCAGGTAGAAAGAGAAGCTGTTAGTTCTCCTAAAACTGATTTTCCTCAGGATATGATTTTTGAACAAGATCCTGTTCAAATTTTAGACTCTCTCTTACCTTTATACATCAATAATCAGTTGCTCAAAGCATTACAAGAATCCGCAGCCAGTGAATTGGCCGCTCGGATGACAGCAATGAATAACGCTAGTCAAAACGCTAGTGATTTGATGAAATCTTTGACTCTTTCTTACAACAAAGCTCGTCAGGCTTCCATTACTCAACAAATTCTTGAGGTGGTATCTGGTGCCAATGCTTTAGGGTAA